The following proteins are co-located in the Leucoraja erinacea ecotype New England chromosome 27, Leri_hhj_1, whole genome shotgun sequence genome:
- the LOC129710185 gene encoding male-specific lethal 1 homolog isoform X1: protein MTMKPGGEAERRAAASEQDGGEALGSGGENPTKGGRKVNGSEHGKATKGVRATWSRAAVPGGESGGPGEGNAAVPGLEALHWGKVRKQQQQQQQLQLMQQQQQPPSSQQQQPPLQQGPSQSARLKQIVLLQLDLIEQQQQQLQLKEREIDELKAEKETLLARLERMERRMQLVKKENDKDKHQFVPVVDGNEEKNASEQEKIQPEYQQMAPDQPLTMTQSNQTETHTGKGYKRKSALGTTERKASVKKLAAEFSRVRTKQAKSAHLRQASSSHLPDKVSKRELRSKETPEKSKSQTEGVHKPSSSIKTPGHPTSKDQSIYNDIEEEPYLCTTEMYLCRWHQRPPSPLREPSPKKEETVAIPSWKEHSAEPLADLPPEDVIENLDDCAFTKRHAKLELDEKRRKRWDIQRIREQRLLQRLQLRMYKKKGIQESEPEILSFFPEPDDVESLVITPFLPVVAFGRPLPKLSQQNFELPWLDERSRCRIDIQKKQTPHRTCRK from the exons ATGACAATGAAGCCGGGCGGGGAGGCCGAGAGGCGGGCGGCGGCCAGCGAGCAGGACGGAGGAGAAGCGTTGGGATCAGGCGGCGAGAACCCGACCAAAGGCGGCCGCAAGGTGAACGGCAGCGAGCATGGCAAAGCGACGAAGGGTGTCCGGGCGACCTGGTCTCGGGCGGCCGTGCCGGGAGGAGAGAGCGGCGGGCCGGGCGAAGGCAACGCTGCCGTCCCCGGCTTGGAGGCCTTGCACTGGGGCAAAGTGAggaaacagcagcagcagcagcaacaactacaactgatgcagcagcagcagcaaccgcCGTCGTCGCAGCAACAACAGCCGCCGCTGCAGCAGGGCCCGAGTCAGAGCGCCCGCCTCAAGCAGATCGTCCTGCTGCAGCTCGACCTGATCGAGCAGCAACAACAACAGCTCCAGCTCAAGGAGAGGGAGATCGACGAGCTGAAGGCGGAGAAAGAGACG CTTCTGGCTCGTCTTGAGCGCATGGAAAGGAGGATGCAGCTGGTGAAAAAAGAGAATGATAAGGACAAGCATCAGTTTGTTCCAGTGGTGGATGGGAATGAGGAGAAGAATGCATCAGAACAAGAGAAAATCCAGCCAGAATATCAACAGATGGCCCCTGATCAACCTCTGACTATGACACAGAGTAATCAAACAGAAACACATACTGGGAAGGGTTATAAAAG GAAATCTGCACTTGGAACAACAGAAAGGAAAGCATCAGTGAAAAAGCTTGCGGCTGAATTCTCAAGAGTACGGACGAAACAGGCCAAATCGGCTCACCTCCGACAGGCCTCGAGCAGCCACTTACCCGACAAAGTTTCAAAACGAGAACTGCGAAGTAAAGAAACTCCAGAGAAATCTAAATCTCAGACTGAGGGGGTCCACAAACCATCAAGCAGCATAAAGACTCCAGGTCATCCAACCAGTAAAGACCAGTCCATATATAATGACATAGAAGAGGAACCGTACCTCTGTACCACTGAGATGTACCTATGTCGGTGGCATCAGCGACCACCTTCCCCTCTTCGAGAACCTTCACCCAAGAAGGAAGAAACTGTAGCAA TACCATCTTGGAAAGAGCACTCGGCAGAACCTCTCGCAGACCTACCACCTGAAGATGTAATTGAG aacttGGATGATTGTGCGTTTACGAAACGACATGCAAAACTTGAGCTCGATGAAAAAAGAAGGAAAAG GTGGGATATTCAGCGGATCAGAGAACAAAGGCTCCTGCAACGTTTGCAACTGCGGATGTACAAAAAGAAAGGAATTCAGGAATCGGAGCCTGAAATCCTGTCGTTTTTCCCTGAACCAGACGATG TGGAATCTCTGGTCATTACCCCATTTCTACCCGTGGTGGCTTTTGGCAGACCTCTACCAAAGTTATCACAACA gAACTTTGAATTACCTTGGTTGGATGAACGCAGCAGGTGCAGGATAGACATACAGAAAAAACAGACGCCACATCGGACATGCCGCAAATAA
- the LOC129710185 gene encoding male-specific lethal 1 homolog isoform X2, with protein sequence MVLFNIIAIYRDASYVQLLARLERMERRMQLVKKENDKDKHQFVPVVDGNEEKNASEQEKIQPEYQQMAPDQPLTMTQSNQTETHTGKGYKRKSALGTTERKASVKKLAAEFSRVRTKQAKSAHLRQASSSHLPDKVSKRELRSKETPEKSKSQTEGVHKPSSSIKTPGHPTSKDQSIYNDIEEEPYLCTTEMYLCRWHQRPPSPLREPSPKKEETVAIPSWKEHSAEPLADLPPEDVIENLDDCAFTKRHAKLELDEKRRKRWDIQRIREQRLLQRLQLRMYKKKGIQESEPEILSFFPEPDDVESLVITPFLPVVAFGRPLPKLSQQNFELPWLDERSRCRIDIQKKQTPHRTCRK encoded by the exons ATGGTGCTCTTCAATATTATTGCCATTTACAGAGATGCCTCATATGTACAA CTTCTGGCTCGTCTTGAGCGCATGGAAAGGAGGATGCAGCTGGTGAAAAAAGAGAATGATAAGGACAAGCATCAGTTTGTTCCAGTGGTGGATGGGAATGAGGAGAAGAATGCATCAGAACAAGAGAAAATCCAGCCAGAATATCAACAGATGGCCCCTGATCAACCTCTGACTATGACACAGAGTAATCAAACAGAAACACATACTGGGAAGGGTTATAAAAG GAAATCTGCACTTGGAACAACAGAAAGGAAAGCATCAGTGAAAAAGCTTGCGGCTGAATTCTCAAGAGTACGGACGAAACAGGCCAAATCGGCTCACCTCCGACAGGCCTCGAGCAGCCACTTACCCGACAAAGTTTCAAAACGAGAACTGCGAAGTAAAGAAACTCCAGAGAAATCTAAATCTCAGACTGAGGGGGTCCACAAACCATCAAGCAGCATAAAGACTCCAGGTCATCCAACCAGTAAAGACCAGTCCATATATAATGACATAGAAGAGGAACCGTACCTCTGTACCACTGAGATGTACCTATGTCGGTGGCATCAGCGACCACCTTCCCCTCTTCGAGAACCTTCACCCAAGAAGGAAGAAACTGTAGCAA TACCATCTTGGAAAGAGCACTCGGCAGAACCTCTCGCAGACCTACCACCTGAAGATGTAATTGAG aacttGGATGATTGTGCGTTTACGAAACGACATGCAAAACTTGAGCTCGATGAAAAAAGAAGGAAAAG GTGGGATATTCAGCGGATCAGAGAACAAAGGCTCCTGCAACGTTTGCAACTGCGGATGTACAAAAAGAAAGGAATTCAGGAATCGGAGCCTGAAATCCTGTCGTTTTTCCCTGAACCAGACGATG TGGAATCTCTGGTCATTACCCCATTTCTACCCGTGGTGGCTTTTGGCAGACCTCTACCAAAGTTATCACAACA gAACTTTGAATTACCTTGGTTGGATGAACGCAGCAGGTGCAGGATAGACATACAGAAAAAACAGACGCCACATCGGACATGCCGCAAATAA